From a region of the Mesomycoplasma ovipneumoniae ATCC 29419 genome:
- the ptsP gene encoding phosphoenolpyruvate--protein phosphotransferase gives MSKFRSYKFKGIGASSGISIAKVFKLTEQKIEISDAKITDIDAEIKIFQDGVRKSVEQIEKIKKLATKLNQDELEILDAHILIATDPVLEDDTINMIKSGYSAAYSLKETAKNHTNFLLETGDEYLMGRAVDIKDASQRIIKNILNLEIIDLSAIDEDVIIVADDLKPSDTAQLNEYVKGFATNIGSKTSHSAIMARSLEIPAILGIGDILEKAEAGDILAINGDLGQGILNPSETEIKEFEILKQEYENEKAKLQDYLNKESKSADGKKVVIAANIGSVDDSYAAKKVNADEIGLFRSEFLYMDNQNWPTEDEQFFSYKAVLETQNPKKVVVRTLDIGGDKTLKYFDFAKEMNPFLGYRAIRLSLDKTDIFKTQLRALVRASEFGNLAIMFPMVATLDEFFAAKAIFEQVYQEVSQENPKVAKREDIKIGIMIEIPISAIHADQFAKYVDFFSIGTNDLIQYSFAADRMNEKVAYLYQTLNPGLLKLIKMAIDAAHKHGKWIGMCGEMAGDINAVPLLLGLGLDEFSVSTSSVLKVKKLISDLNYEQMVKIANEALQFDTEGEVVKYLESLNLIRHK, from the coding sequence ATGTCAAAATTTCGCTCATATAAATTTAAAGGAATTGGTGCTTCTAGCGGAATATCGATAGCAAAAGTTTTTAAACTTACAGAACAAAAAATTGAAATTAGTGATGCAAAAATAACAGATATTGATGCTGAAATCAAAATTTTTCAAGACGGAGTGCGAAAATCTGTCGAACAAATTGAAAAAATTAAAAAATTAGCAACTAAACTTAATCAAGATGAACTTGAAATTCTTGATGCTCATATTTTAATTGCAACTGATCCGGTTTTGGAAGATGATACAATAAATATGATAAAAAGTGGATATTCAGCTGCATATTCCTTAAAAGAAACAGCCAAAAATCATACTAATTTTTTACTTGAAACTGGTGATGAATATTTAATGGGTAGAGCGGTTGATATTAAAGATGCTTCACAAAGAATAATAAAAAACATCCTAAATTTGGAAATAATTGATCTTAGCGCGATTGATGAAGATGTAATTATTGTTGCTGATGATTTAAAACCTTCTGATACTGCTCAATTAAATGAATATGTTAAAGGTTTTGCCACAAATATTGGTTCAAAAACATCTCACTCTGCAATAATGGCTCGAAGTCTGGAAATTCCGGCAATTTTAGGTATTGGCGATATCCTTGAAAAGGCTGAAGCTGGTGATATTTTAGCAATTAACGGTGATCTTGGGCAAGGAATTCTTAACCCAAGTGAAACTGAAATTAAAGAATTTGAAATTTTAAAACAAGAATACGAAAATGAAAAAGCAAAACTTCAAGACTATTTAAATAAAGAATCAAAAAGTGCTGACGGAAAAAAAGTTGTAATTGCTGCAAATATTGGCTCAGTTGATGATTCATATGCTGCCAAAAAAGTAAATGCTGATGAAATTGGTCTTTTCCGCTCTGAATTTTTATATATGGATAACCAAAATTGGCCAACTGAAGATGAGCAGTTTTTTAGCTATAAAGCCGTACTTGAAACTCAAAATCCTAAAAAAGTTGTTGTCAGAACGCTTGATATTGGTGGCGATAAAACCTTAAAATACTTTGATTTTGCAAAAGAAATGAATCCTTTTTTAGGATATCGGGCAATTCGATTGTCACTTGACAAAACCGATATTTTTAAAACTCAACTTCGGGCATTAGTTCGGGCATCTGAATTTGGAAATTTAGCAATTATGTTTCCAATGGTTGCAACTCTTGATGAATTTTTTGCCGCAAAAGCAATTTTTGAGCAAGTTTATCAAGAAGTTAGTCAAGAAAATCCAAAAGTTGCAAAACGTGAAGACATTAAAATTGGTATTATGATTGAAATTCCAATTTCAGCAATTCATGCTGATCAATTTGCAAAATATGTTGACTTTTTCTCAATTGGAACTAACGATTTAATCCAATATTCCTTTGCCGCTGATAGAATGAATGAAAAAGTTGCCTATTTATACCAAACTTTAAACCCTGGACTTTTAAAATTAATCAAAATGGCAATTGATGCAGCTCATAAACACGGAAAATGAATTGGAATGTGCGGTGAAATGGCTGGTGATATCAATGCTGTTCCACTTTTATTAGGTCTTGGTCTTGATGAATTTTCAGTTTCAACAAGTAGTGTTTTAAAAGTAAAGAAACTAATTTCTGACCTAAATTACGAACAAATGGTAAAAATTGCAAATGAAGCCTTGCAATTTGATACCGAAGGTGAAGTAGTAAAATATCTTGAATCTTTAAATTTAATAAGACATAAATAA
- a CDS encoding lactate dehydrogenase encodes MIIGLIGVTNTSINLIYNLILAKTDVDFLLIDENFIKTNQIIKELNLIIKQGGYKNKVFLEDYNSLEKANILIIDPAQNLVPGMSLVDLALENSEKIYKIGYLVRHSSFNGIAFVLGYNNSILCKIFSFASGLIGKKVFGIGPNLENMHANLFINDLNLNIVKDNEFLVLGDHGHSFLLDSNIEKNETTIDKISKIDDYVTQTNNEILENLIRKTPHSRVLGLILSKILLDILNQRQNFHLLNCWVESFYNIRDDFFSLPVKIDIFGQVKAKDIKLTQADREKLVKFIWEKNKLLDLTNKFLSQ; translated from the coding sequence ATGATTATAGGACTTATCGGAGTGACAAACACTAGCATAAATTTAATTTATAACTTAATTTTGGCAAAAACAGATGTTGATTTTTTGCTAATTGACGAAAATTTTATAAAAACAAACCAAATTATTAAGGAATTAAATCTAATAATCAAACAAGGCGGATACAAAAATAAAGTATTTTTGGAAGATTATAACTCCCTAGAAAAAGCAAATATTTTGATAATTGATCCAGCCCAAAATTTAGTTCCTGGAATGAGTCTAGTTGATCTTGCACTTGAAAATTCAGAAAAAATTTATAAAATTGGTTATTTAGTTCGACACTCTAGTTTTAACGGAATTGCTTTTGTCTTAGGTTATAACAATTCAATTTTATGTAAAATTTTTAGTTTTGCTAGCGGACTTATTGGCAAAAAAGTATTTGGAATTGGACCTAATTTAGAAAACATGCATGCAAATTTGTTTATTAATGATTTAAATTTAAATATTGTAAAAGATAATGAATTTTTAGTATTAGGCGATCATGGTCATTCATTTTTGCTTGATTCAAACATTGAAAAAAATGAGACTACCATTGATAAAATCAGCAAAATTGATGATTATGTGACCCAAACAAACAACGAAATACTCGAAAATTTAATCAGAAAGACGCCACACAGTCGAGTTTTAGGACTAATTTTGTCCAAAATTTTGCTTGATATTTTAAATCAGAGACAAAACTTTCACCTTTTAAATTGTTGAGTTGAGTCTTTTTATAATATTAGGGATGATTTTTTTTCTCTGCCTGTAAAAATCGATATTTTTGGACAAGTTAAAGCAAAAGATATCAAATTAACTCAAGCAGATCGTGAAAAATTAGTTAAATTTATTTGGGAAAAAAATAAACTTTTAGACTTAACTAATAAATTTTTGAGTCAATAA
- a CDS encoding ABC transporter permease — translation MLSLITKFYATETNFSLFSFITLFINLSLTIIISSYMFLSIFKDLATQSLDIITFTKPYSRHYFIATKILFLTFFGLIWSVFIDFLLIGFYLINYSFFDQVNTPLLFGFLSPFFSFTIFGGITVIVSHKFSSKSSLAIAIFSFAPFILIGSTTAFNSTSSINRFAEILNLEHNGYDSKTIADVEKFYLNDKQDRFFIIPKQVDNPNFTDRQINYIQQAWNDSSAAAQIWQVASYLLIPYQLINIFEPKDRDAIENAAGNQDSFLKNYIYANNLESKEKNYLLSTVPSLQRYKLSNNQEVILVPGALKNDSHFEDLENREIIYANEDASNFDKTLPQDSQTFGLTSDLVGKLKWNLIKQVVSSEVFSKYARAFFESFTEENTQKDILEKISAAISTDKELLDLVDEQTVVLAKNPDISQIENQVQKKIYLATSLIYWLYFNKQNSFVLNNLLKNDKNNFDPAPFFVKIDQQNYQIGGFSSFSAEQRLVDNKVIKRFNLAKSNNFLFQPVLQIMEIKSNHHVVIKNFYPLIWAFISIVLVYFIFRIYTRKDYK, via the coding sequence ATGTTGTCCTTAATTACAAAATTTTACGCAACTGAGACAAATTTTAGTCTTTTTTCATTTATTACCCTTTTTATAAATCTTTCACTGACAATAATTATATCATCCTATATGTTTTTATCTATTTTTAAAGATTTAGCAACTCAAAGTCTTGATATAATAACTTTCACAAAACCATATTCTCGTCACTATTTTATTGCGACAAAAATCTTGTTTTTAACATTTTTTGGACTTATTTGGTCAGTTTTTATTGATTTTTTATTAATAGGATTTTATTTAATTAATTATTCATTTTTTGACCAAGTTAATACACCTTTATTATTTGGTTTTTTATCACCATTTTTCTCATTTACTATTTTTGGCGGAATCACAGTAATTGTTAGCCACAAATTTAGTTCGAAATCATCGCTTGCTATCGCTATTTTTTCATTTGCGCCTTTTATTTTAATTGGCTCAACAACAGCTTTTAATTCAACCTCAAGCATTAATAGATTTGCTGAAATTCTCAATTTAGAACATAATGGCTATGATTCAAAAACAATTGCTGATGTTGAAAAATTTTACTTAAATGACAAGCAAGACCGTTTTTTTATAATTCCAAAACAAGTTGACAACCCTAATTTTACCGATCGACAAATAAATTATATTCAACAAGCATGAAATGATTCTTCAGCTGCAGCCCAAATCTGGCAAGTGGCTTCTTATTTATTAATTCCTTATCAATTAATTAATATTTTTGAACCAAAAGATCGTGATGCAATCGAAAATGCTGCCGGAAATCAGGATAGTTTTCTTAAAAATTACATTTATGCAAACAATTTAGAATCCAAAGAAAAAAATTATCTTCTCTCAACAGTCCCAAGTCTTCAAAGATACAAACTTTCAAATAACCAAGAAGTAATTTTAGTTCCTGGGGCTCTTAAAAATGATTCACATTTTGAAGATCTGGAAAATCGAGAAATAATTTATGCTAATGAAGATGCTTCCAATTTTGATAAAACGCTTCCACAAGACTCCCAAACTTTCGGGCTAACATCTGATCTTGTTGGTAAATTAAAGTGAAATTTAATAAAACAAGTTGTTTCATCTGAGGTTTTTAGCAAATACGCACGCGCATTTTTTGAAAGCTTTACAGAAGAAAATACCCAAAAAGATATTCTTGAAAAAATTTCTGCTGCAATTTCAACTGATAAAGAACTTTTAGATTTAGTTGATGAACAAACTGTTGTCCTTGCGAAAAATCCGGACATAAGCCAAATTGAAAACCAAGTTCAGAAAAAAATATATTTGGCTACCTCACTCATTTATTGACTTTATTTTAATAAACAAAATAGCTTTGTTCTTAATAATTTATTAAAAAATGACAAAAATAATTTTGATCCAGCACCATTTTTTGTCAAAATTGACCAACAAAATTATCAAATCGGCGGATTTTCATCATTTAGCGCCGAACAAAGACTAGTTGATAACAAAGTAATCAAAAGATTTAATCTAGCAAAAAGCAACAACTTTTTATTCCAACCAGTTTTACAAATTATGGAAATAAAATCTAATCATCACGTTGTAATTAAAAATTTTTACCCGCTGATTTGAGCATTTATTTCAATAGTTTTAGTTTATTTTATCTTTCGAATTTATACTAGAAAGGATTATAAATAA
- a CDS encoding ABC transporter ATP-binding protein codes for MSNWVLEVKNLTKIYPKSEKGAKNVTFKVKKNTIHAFIGENGAGKTTVIKCIVDAYQNFSGTILINNFSNKLPQAKKFIGYVPENSIFPPELNSYEFLYEFGLMSKMNSKLVKQKIDYYLKLLKIEDLAKLKPFNFSSGQKRKIMLVQSLIHDPELIIFDEPFSNLDPSARSEFLAIIRILHKQGKTIFLSSHNLQEIDSLIDSLTLINKGQIYYCGQKTENLQKMYQKYILNTGTTK; via the coding sequence ATGTCAAATTGAGTTTTGGAGGTTAAAAATTTAACAAAAATTTACCCTAAATCCGAAAAAGGGGCAAAAAATGTCACTTTTAAGGTTAAAAAAAACACAATTCATGCCTTTATTGGTGAAAACGGAGCGGGAAAAACAACTGTTATTAAGTGTATTGTCGATGCATACCAGAATTTTTCAGGAACAATTCTTATTAATAATTTTTCAAATAAACTGCCACAAGCAAAAAAATTTATTGGTTATGTTCCCGAAAATTCAATTTTTCCGCCTGAACTAAATTCATACGAATTTTTGTATGAATTTGGACTAATGTCAAAAATGAACTCTAAGTTAGTAAAGCAAAAAATTGATTATTATTTAAAACTGTTAAAAATTGAAGATTTAGCAAAATTAAAACCATTTAACTTTTCTTCAGGTCAAAAAAGAAAAATTATGCTTGTTCAGTCTTTGATTCATGATCCAGAACTAATAATATTTGACGAGCCTTTTTCAAACTTAGACCCTTCAGCGCGAAGTGAATTTTTAGCGATTATTAGAATTTTACACAAGCAAGGAAAAACAATTTTCCTTTCAAGCCATAATTTGCAAGAAATTGATTCTTTAATTGATAGTTTAACACTAATAAATAAAGGACAAATTTACTACTGTGGTCAAAAAACTGAAAATTTGCAAAAAATGTACCAAAAATATATACTAAACACGGGGACTACTAAATAA
- a CDS encoding aromatic motif membrane protein yields the protein MLKKKLLILATLPTSFLFISCSGIYNFYESQPKPENKSLLTNLKFQEFVNSVFSNNELQKDDYISNQINLNLPKLTSELKYSLIFSRPYFRFFKDQYTETRENSRFTIHSYLSKNWLFLLENIDKLSFIFNPYTGRFVKNANEEKINLLKDTKIKISNKNFDFIKIDREADQFDKNSVYYLIFDKNKFIRFTVFETNNELKTKLDFNMFVLEDQIADNFSFANAIENWVKSEEQKYFKDKLETARENLTDDFKGKKAELEDKIARFKRSSGHSLDSEDEEDEDGGGNFCSINNLEACSEDAKAFLLKSLTRRGFGRTRRNVSVTNFQDVDSNSEQNNSSQEISDANLELAELEEKYKNDLANLDNTVKNQLFNEKNDLTSSNFFSNITTDISSFNSPYKFHKYSLYSIDLEKGSDISPKPEESPKKNSSFMDNYSKFIDEKLDIKIKNETAEEFNNRRVFEFIFQTIWPNNENKKVQFFNAYYAKENIEKLESEWKKIQEKLNNTDSADFEAAIEEYKNFVDTNWLFILERLDKLRLDFYKWYSFPDQFDEDGSIKVAHSDEFKQLVKDQEDLTEPFYYANKYLESISEGDTSRFVSNYKDLYILKQNTLINLRVDNSGSEPKVSLNPFVYHFPKTKNKISAKVLTEIFHQALYHASQEAYHDFENDFVKKFRYNLPAQMFFKEKDEKK from the coding sequence ATGTTAAAGAAAAAATTACTGATTTTAGCTACACTGCCAACGTCTTTTTTGTTTATTTCTTGCAGCGGAATTTATAATTTTTACGAATCTCAACCAAAGCCTGAGAATAAATCATTGCTCACAAATCTTAAATTCCAGGAATTTGTTAATTCAGTTTTTTCTAATAACGAACTTCAAAAAGATGACTATATTTCAAACCAAATTAATCTAAATTTGCCAAAATTAACTAGCGAATTAAAATATTCTCTCATTTTTTCAAGACCATATTTTAGATTTTTCAAAGATCAATACACCGAAACACGCGAAAATTCGCGATTTACAATTCATTCATATTTATCAAAAAATTGACTATTTTTACTTGAAAATATTGACAAATTATCTTTTATTTTCAACCCTTACACCGGAAGATTTGTTAAAAATGCTAATGAAGAAAAAATAAATTTGCTAAAAGATACCAAAATCAAAATTTCAAATAAGAATTTTGATTTTATTAAAATTGATAGAGAAGCTGATCAATTTGATAAAAATAGCGTTTATTATTTGATTTTTGACAAAAATAAATTTATTAGATTCACTGTTTTTGAAACTAATAACGAATTAAAAACAAAACTTGACTTTAATATGTTTGTGCTTGAAGATCAAATTGCTGATAATTTTTCTTTTGCAAATGCCATTGAAAATTGAGTAAAATCTGAAGAACAAAAGTATTTCAAAGATAAACTCGAAACCGCACGCGAAAATCTAACCGATGATTTTAAAGGAAAAAAGGCCGAATTAGAAGACAAAATCGCTAGATTTAAACGCTCAAGCGGGCACTCACTTGATTCTGAAGATGAAGAGGACGAAGATGGAGGAGGGAATTTTTGTAGCATTAATAATTTAGAAGCATGTTCAGAAGATGCAAAAGCCTTCTTACTAAAAAGTCTAACTCGTCGAGGATTTGGTAGAACGCGACGAAACGTTAGTGTCACAAATTTCCAAGACGTAGATAGTAATTCTGAACAAAATAACTCAAGCCAAGAAATTTCTGATGCTAATTTAGAGCTTGCCGAACTTGAAGAAAAGTATAAAAATGATCTTGCAAATCTTGACAACACTGTAAAAAATCAGCTATTTAACGAAAAAAATGATCTAACTAGCTCTAATTTTTTCTCAAATATTACTACTGATATTTCTTCATTTAATTCTCCTTATAAATTTCACAAATACAGTTTATATTCAATAGATTTGGAAAAAGGTAGCGATATTAGCCCAAAACCTGAAGAATCACCAAAGAAAAACTCAAGTTTTATGGACAATTATTCTAAATTTATTGATGAAAAATTGGACATTAAAATAAAAAATGAAACAGCTGAAGAGTTCAATAATCGCCGTGTTTTTGAGTTTATTTTTCAAACTATTTGACCAAATAATGAAAACAAAAAAGTCCAATTTTTCAATGCTTACTATGCAAAAGAAAACATTGAAAAATTAGAGTCTGAATGAAAAAAAATTCAAGAAAAATTAAATAATACTGATTCAGCAGATTTTGAAGCCGCAATTGAAGAATATAAAAACTTTGTTGATACAAATTGACTATTTATTCTTGAAAGACTTGACAAACTTAGACTTGATTTTTATAAATGATACTCATTTCCTGATCAATTTGACGAAGATGGCAGCATAAAAGTTGCTCATAGCGATGAATTTAAACAACTTGTTAAAGACCAAGAAGATCTTACAGAGCCTTTTTATTATGCAAATAAATATCTTGAGTCAATTTCCGAAGGAGACACATCAAGATTTGTAAGTAATTATAAAGATCTTTATATATTAAAGCAAAACACACTAATAAATTTAAGAGTTGATAATTCAGGCTCAGAGCCAAAAGTAAGCCTAAATCCTTTTGTATATCATTTTCCTAAAACAAAAAATAAAATTTCGGCCAAAGTTCTTACCGAAATTTTCCACCAAGCACTTTATCATGCCTCTCAGGAAGCTTATCATGATTTTGAAAATGATTTTGTAAAAAAATTCCGTTATAATTTGCCTGCGCAAATGTTTTTTAAGGAAAAAGATGAAAAAAAATAA
- a CDS encoding aromatic motif membrane protein has protein sequence MKKNKKLLFSVSLLTFLSAGFLASCAQPSNQPTNYQAKYEKFAKNDIVQQEKAEPFLENSIINQLLDKIYENADSKEQLINRISTIDSDNYLNDLAFNLSFYNTINNSPSDSIIGGFGRGNSNPVLFEKAKFSVNELFENNWLWLLKNLNSAVFVRGLAKIDQFQQQNDELNIGLRNEALKNSFYQPNSNKFIDIAIVKSPGEIDPETNIETKTYQVFLLNQDNFIFNITIKKELKNQKMLNLEATLSPWLQIYPKFIDQKTEKFPLQEYARITTNYRSGVAGVSVPLVEKLIFEENLGGNVLYYTLVDFQKK, from the coding sequence ATGAAAAAAAATAAAAAATTACTATTTTCTGTTAGCTTATTAACATTTTTATCAGCTGGTTTTTTAGCTAGTTGTGCTCAGCCTTCAAATCAGCCAACTAATTACCAAGCTAAATACGAAAAATTTGCAAAAAATGATATAGTTCAGCAAGAAAAAGCTGAGCCTTTTTTAGAAAACAGTATTATCAATCAACTTTTAGATAAAATTTATGAAAATGCTGACTCAAAAGAGCAACTAATAAACCGAATTTCAACGATTGATTCTGATAACTATTTAAACGATTTAGCCTTTAATTTAAGCTTTTATAACACAATAAACAACTCACCAAGTGATTCAATAATTGGTGGTTTTGGAAGAGGTAATTCTAACCCTGTTTTGTTTGAAAAAGCGAAATTTAGCGTTAATGAACTTTTTGAAAACAATTGACTTTGGCTTTTAAAAAATTTGAATTCTGCTGTTTTTGTCCGTGGTCTGGCAAAAATTGACCAATTTCAGCAACAAAATGATGAACTAAATATCGGTCTTAGAAATGAAGCTTTAAAAAACAGTTTTTATCAACCTAATTCAAATAAATTTATTGACATTGCAATTGTAAAATCGCCGGGCGAAATTGATCCAGAGACAAATATTGAAACTAAAACTTATCAAGTTTTCCTTTTAAATCAAGATAATTTTATTTTTAATATAACTATTAAAAAAGAGCTCAAAAACCAAAAAATGCTTAATTTAGAAGCAACTTTAAGTCCTTGACTTCAAATTTACCCTAAATTTATCGACCAAAAAACTGAAAAATTCCCACTGCAAGAATATGCAAGAATTACTACAAACTACCGAAGTGGCGTTGCAGGTGTTAGCGTTCCTCTTGTTGAAAAACTAATTTTCGAAGAAAATCTTGGTGGAAATGTTTTATATTATACTCTAGTTGACTTTCAAAAAAAGTAA
- the trmB gene encoding tRNA (guanosine(46)-N7)-methyltransferase TrmB: MRLRNIPDALERIQKHNLLVENPIFVDDSWIIEVGMGKGQMITKLAFENPSKKFLGVEKFPSAAVKSLKYVDAYNLKNFFIIICDAKNLLSMLNGKVSQLWLTFPDPWPKKKHYKRRLTYKLFLDIYKEILTKNGLLKLKTDNQKFFQYSIESLEQNGWKIIYQTNDLLNSSRVSENVMTSYEEKWVGLGYKIQYLEATFN, encoded by the coding sequence ATGCGATTAAGAAATATTCCAGATGCACTTGAAAGAATTCAAAAACATAATTTACTAGTTGAAAATCCAATATTTGTTGATGATTCTTGAATAATAGAAGTAGGAATGGGTAAAGGGCAAATGATTACAAAACTTGCTTTTGAAAATCCTTCTAAAAAGTTTTTAGGTGTTGAAAAATTTCCCTCTGCTGCTGTTAAATCTTTAAAATATGTTGATGCTTATAATTTAAAAAATTTTTTCATCATTATATGTGATGCAAAAAATTTATTGTCAATGTTGAACGGAAAAGTAAGTCAGCTATGGCTTACTTTTCCTGATCCTTGGCCAAAGAAAAAACACTATAAGCGTAGACTTACTTACAAACTTTTTCTTGATATTTATAAAGAAATACTAACAAAAAATGGTCTTCTAAAATTAAAAACAGATAACCAAAAATTTTTCCAGTACTCAATTGAATCCTTAGAACAAAATGGTTGAAAAATAATCTACCAGACTAATGATTTGCTAAATTCTTCGCGCGTTAGCGAAAATGTTATGACTTCTTATGAAGAAAAATGAGTTGGACTTGGTTATAAAATCCAGTATTTAGAAGCCACTTTTAATTAA
- a CDS encoding M17 family metallopeptidase — MKKFSEIFVKYSNKFESNRITIEPVYFDSQIPMLLKEDLAITEYLGQNKAYINLGSRTKEFTPSRFRKIAQKLANYPRDIQIDFDKFPNSFLRYLIEVVAFVRSDIFSLRAEYDKQRTKYRDILVVSSYLDELKPIINKYQIINNAVNYARYYQNIPPNIASSEFLAAEIQKKISQNPKLTVKVLGESEIRKLGMNLLLAVNRGSTYDAKLVVISYDGLPGSQYKTAFVGKGITFDSGGYNIKTGTYMNDMKYDMSGAIICAAAIDALSKFNPLANVVAVLPLTDNRLNGDANTPDSVWKSKNGKTVEINNTDAEGRLILADAITYAIREENATEIISVATLTGAIRVALGETFTGAFANDDKIWKSFNEASKEAGELIWRMPLHLDFAQNIRDSKVADLKNTDFSGKAGSSSAAMFIAEFVEDKPFLHLDIAATAFVRNLPTGVMVKSLVEYILTK; from the coding sequence ATGAAAAAATTCTCAGAAATTTTTGTCAAATACTCCAATAAATTTGAATCAAATAGGATAACAATCGAACCTGTCTATTTTGACTCGCAAATCCCAATGCTATTAAAAGAAGACCTTGCAATCACTGAATATCTTGGCCAAAATAAAGCATATATTAATTTAGGTTCGCGCACAAAAGAATTTACACCTTCAAGATTTCGCAAAATCGCACAAAAACTAGCTAATTACCCACGAGATATCCAAATTGATTTTGATAAATTTCCAAATAGCTTCCTTCGTTATTTAATTGAAGTTGTTGCCTTTGTTCGTTCTGATATTTTTTCCCTAAGAGCAGAATATGATAAACAGCGAACAAAATACCGTGATATTTTAGTTGTCTCAAGTTATTTAGATGAATTAAAACCGATAATTAATAAATACCAAATAATCAATAATGCTGTAAATTATGCTCGCTATTATCAAAATATCCCGCCAAACATTGCCTCTTCAGAGTTTTTAGCAGCTGAAATACAGAAAAAAATTTCCCAAAACCCTAAATTAACTGTAAAAGTTCTTGGCGAGTCAGAAATCCGTAAATTAGGGATGAATTTACTTTTAGCTGTAAATCGTGGCTCAACTTATGATGCAAAACTTGTTGTTATTTCTTATGATGGACTACCAGGAAGTCAATATAAAACTGCTTTTGTTGGAAAAGGGATAACTTTTGACTCTGGTGGATATAATATAAAAACTGGTACGTATATGAATGACATGAAATACGACATGTCAGGGGCAATAATTTGTGCCGCTGCTATTGATGCCCTTTCAAAATTTAATCCACTAGCTAATGTTGTTGCCGTCTTACCACTAACAGACAACCGCCTAAATGGTGATGCAAATACACCTGATTCTGTTTGAAAATCAAAAAATGGTAAAACTGTTGAAATTAACAACACTGATGCCGAAGGTCGTTTGATTTTAGCAGATGCAATAACATATGCAATTCGTGAAGAAAATGCAACCGAAATTATTTCTGTTGCAACTCTAACAGGTGCAATTCGTGTTGCTCTTGGTGAAACTTTTACTGGCGCATTTGCTAATGATGACAAAATTTGAAAAAGTTTTAATGAGGCATCAAAAGAAGCTGGCGAATTAATTTGAAGAATGCCACTACATCTAGATTTTGCCCAAAATATTCGTGATTCAAAAGTAGCAGATCTAAAAAACACTGATTTTTCCGGTAAAGCTGGCTCATCATCTGCTGCAATGTTTATTGCTGAATTTGTCGAAGACAAACCATTTCTTCATTTAGATATTGCCGCAACCGCCTTTGTTCGTAATCTTCCAACTGGTGTAATGGTTAAAAGTCTAGTTGAATACATTTTAACAAAGTAA